The following are encoded together in the Silurus meridionalis isolate SWU-2019-XX chromosome 2, ASM1480568v1, whole genome shotgun sequence genome:
- the cuedc2 gene encoding CUE domain-containing protein 2 → MELQKIIHDALYDFVRSHIPHADLSTLDDVLLSYIIGVLEDLGSQASVEENFDVEVFVEMLEAYIPGFSNIDCVQVCEMMFSLSSKLASARSKESFELKTGEGNCSLTPPPEQRVQMQKTHSHSSHAEGATAKVSTSDWDMQEQHLLEMFPKCSVTEARSALSIAKGDMEEAVRLIIEGDVQLSPTPPLRASQTKTETAQADEKLKANILEKYMLVDNEEDKKIHRPFIPKDAPKKLVRYHGNQVVTTKGERYHLVKKDETEEMKKTYVSLKPARKYRFH, encoded by the exons ATGGAGCTCCAGAAGATCATTCACGATGCACTGTACGACTTTGTCCGATCACACATACCGCATGCTGATCTGAG caCCCTGGATGACGTTTTGCTTTCCTACATCATCGGTGTGCTGGAAGATCTTGGCTCCCAGGCAAGCGTTGAAGAAAACTTTGACGTTGAGGTGTTTGTTGAGATGCTTGAGGCTTATATTCCAGGCTTTTCCAACATTGACTG tgttCAGGTTTGTGAAATGATGTTCAGCTTGTCCTCGAAATTAGCGTCAGCAAGAAGTAAAG AGTCTTTTGAGTTGAAGACAGGCGAGGGAAATTGTTCCTTGACACCTCCTCCAGAGCAAAGAGTCCAGATGCAAAAGACACACAGCCACTCATCACATGCAGAGGGAGCCACAGCCAAG gtgagCACTTCAGATTGGGATATGCAGGAACAGCACCTTCTGGAAATGTTTCCTAAGTGTAGCGTGACCGAAGCCAGAAGTGCGTTATCTATTGCTAAAGGAGACATGGAGGAAGCTGTTCGACTCATCATCGAGGGAGATGTGCAGCTCAGTCCCACCCCTCCCCTCAGA GCAAGCCAAACCAAGACTGAGACGGCACAGGCTGATGAGAAGcttaaagcaaatattttagaaaa ATACATGTTGGTAGATAATGAGGAGGATAAGAAAATACACAGACCGTTCATCCCAAAAGAC GCTCCGAAGAAGTTGGTGCGTTACCATGGCAATCAGGTGGTGACAACCAAGGGAGAGCGCTACCATCTGGTGAAGAAAGATGAAACTGAGGAAATGAAAAAGACTTATGTTAGCCTTAAACCAGCTCGCAAATACCGCTTTCACTGA
- the hif1an gene encoding hypoxia-inducible factor 1-alpha inhibitor: MATATSDADSAFRDVRDPGWTEAQLRKYPFPTRQIPRLSHTDPRAEILINNEEPVVLTDTNLVYPALKWDISYLEENIGTGDFSVYIAENHRFLYYDEKKMSNFENFVPKSRRIEMKFSEFVEKMHQTEELGGRSRVYLQQTLNDTVGRKIVVDFLGFNWNWINKQQTKLNWGQLTSNLLLIGMEGNVTPAHYDEQQNFFAQIKGYKRCILFPPNQFECLYPYPVHHPCDRQSQVDFENPDYEKFPKFKNAFGYEAVVGPGDVLYIPMYWWHHIESLLNGGVTITVNFWYKGAPTPKRIEYPLKAHQKVAIMRNIEKMLGEALGDPHEVGPLLNMMIKGRYEQNPS; this comes from the exons ATGGCCACGGCGACATCTGATGCAGATAGCGCTTTTCGAGATGTTCGGGATCCGGGCTGGACTGAAGCTCAGCTCCGCAAATACCCTTTCCCAACACGACAGATCCCACGCCTTTCTCATACAGACCCCCGAGCGGAGATCCTGATCAACAATGAG GAACCTGTGGTGTTAACGGATACGAACTTGGTTTATCCAGCGCTCAAGTGGGACATCAGTTATTTGGAAGAGAACATTGGCACTGGGGACTTTTCTGTGTACATTGCCGAAAACCACAGATTCTTATATTATGACGAGAAGAAAATGTCAAACTTTGAGAACTTTGTGCCAAAGTCACGCAGGATAGAGATGAAGTTTTCCGAGTTTGTAGAAAAGATGCACCAAACAGAAGAGCTGGGTGGAAGATCAAG AGTGTACTTGCAGCAAACCCTAAATGACACGGTTGGGCGAAAAATAGTCGTGGATTTTCTGGGTTTCAACTGGAACTGGATCAACAAGCAGCAAACCAAACTAAACTGGGGACAGCTTACATCAAACCTGCTCCTCATAGGCATGGAAG GAAACGTGACACCAGCACATTATGATGAGCAGCAGAATTTCTTTGCACAAATCAAAGGCTATAAGAGATGCATCCTTTTCCCACCAAACCAGTTTGAGTGTCTCTACCCATACCCTGTTCATCACCCATGTGACCGACAGAGCCAG GTTGATTTTGAAAACCCTGATTATGAAAAATTTCCCAAATTTAAAAATGCCTTTGGATATGAGGCTGTTGTTGGACCAGGTGATGTGCTGTACATTCCTATGTACTG GTGGCATCACATAGAGTCCCTGTTAAATGGAGGAGTCACGATCACTGTCAACTTCTGGTACAAG GGTGCACCCACTCCAAAAAGGATAGAGTACCCACTGAAGGCCCACCAGAAGGTGGCCATTATGAGGAACATTGAAAAGATGTTAGGAGAAGCCTTGGGGGACCCACATGAG GTTGGGCCGTTGCTGAACATGATGATCAAGGGGAGATACGAGCAGAACCCAAGTTAA